A window of Oryza glaberrima chromosome 2, OglaRS2, whole genome shotgun sequence genomic DNA:
tgatcggaggaggaggaggggaggaggtgggcgaGGAGGACAcgctggcgatcgatcgccttcTCCATGGCTCGCTGAGATCCGAGCGCGCGAGctggtcttcttcttccttccggTTGGGTGGGGGAAGAAGTCGAAGCGTCTCTTCTCTTGCCTATGTTTGTATCGCTCGTGAAAAGCGCCGATTACTTGACGCAACAAACGTTGCTGCTGCTTTGCTTATGTAGGCGCCACCACCGGATAAGCTGCCCacttttttatttcctttcGTACTGCTTCcagattttattttctttatttttttttcacacaggtagtagtaggagtagtcCAGTAGCAGCACGAGTACATACTACCAGCAGGTGAGGTGAAGGTCGCTTGCACGTAACGGATTcctacttttatttttcttcctttctttttgctCTCCGTATTTTCCCTGCTATTCCTACTTATTGTGTGTAACAGTATTGTTGCCTGTCCGTACTAGTATACAGTATTTCCGTCTCTGCCTGGTACGACTAAAGTAGATTTTCGTTTAGGACGAGTAGTAATTGTGATACGAGTGCACATGCTCATCGAGAATCCGCGCCACATGGTGATGGAGCTAAACGTGGAGTTCGTCTGCTTCCATGCTTGTGCTGACGTCAGGCCTGACGGCAGCTGGCCGGTTGGTGTTAGTTGTAGTTGGATAAGAAGGCCAGGCCGGTAGATAAAGACAACAGCAGCCGTAACAGCCAAGGTCTGCTTCCCACGACGACAAAGCCCATCTTGTTTCATGGGCTTGGGCCTCACCTCATCATCACAACGGCCCAGCCAGGATCACGTCCAAGCAAAATGCAAAAACCAGCTCaacttgtccaaaacgacttgcATTTTTTGCAAAGACAAGTAAACTCTGCTGAAATTTACAAAtaagcttcttcttcctcctcctcctcctgttaaCGAACCAACAGTAGGAAGGACCAAGTTGTGAGTTTTCAACTGTCGACAAATTTCAATCAAACGTCAACCAACCAATCCCTTCTGAACAATTTTTACACCGATTTGTACACGAGGGCCATTCTTtccttcatcatcatcatcatcatcatcaggatCAGGTAGGGCAGATTTCAGGAACAGGGGGATCGCCATGGAGCTTTGCCTGCTGCTCCGACCAGTAGGCCTGTGCGGCGAGCACACGGTCCAGGAGTTCCTGTGGAACAGGAGCTCCCCTTCTTTGCTGCGGCGCAATGCTCGCCGTGTGCACCAGGGTCTTCCACTTGTCCTGGTTCATCAAATATTGTTTCACAGTTTCAGATAGTGCATCCTGATCCTGATAGAAAGAACCAGATCTGAAGAAAAAACGAGATAGATTTAGGCTTACCTTCAGATCAACATAGGTCCTGTGATGAACATTTTCAAATGCGCGGAATTTGACGTCCCTCCACCTAGACAACCAGATCAAGAGGTCCACATGAGACACGCGAACTGCGGTGATGATCTCGCGCCTATAGGAATAAAACTACTGGGGCATTGAAGCCACAAACCTTCCTGTTCCAAGGTGCTCGACGGCTTCCACCAGCAACTCCACTTCAGCAACAGTGAAAGGCCTCCTTATCCGTCTTTGCCCAAAATCTGGTCGCTTTGACCTAGAAAGCGGCACATTGGCCAGCACCAACGAGTTTGGGTCTGCAAAAGGGACGATGGCTTGGGAGCTTGCTGATGTTTCTTGTGTGCTCCATTCCACGGGATAATCAACAGAACCAGGATCACTCAAGCTGCAGCCTGGAAAATCTTGCATAAGCTGCTGGTTCTCAGCAGGTTCTTCGCATTTCACCCTGGAAATGGAATATTAAAACCCTTAGATGACCACATACAGCAAAAATCTATGGTCGTGTAGTTTCCGAAACTTCTGCAAAACAACAGCGTTGACATAAACTATCAGATGCATCCTGACAATGTTTTCTAATCATTACATCTAAATCCAAGTCTCCTGTCTAATAATGCAATGAGAAGATGCTTTCTTGTAACCTACGTAGCAGATTTGTCCATGACAGATGCACCAACAAAATCCATTTCTTCTGGCACTATTACTCCAGGGTGAGAATCTTGCCCAGCTTCACATTCCAGAGTAAAGCCTATGTCATCTAGTTTTTTACCACGGCAAATCCCAGCCTGACGAAGCGTCTTGTTGtcattttgaatattttttccTTGAAGAAGTATACCGACACGGAGACCGCGTTCAATTATAGTAGTAACAGCATCTGACACAGTTTTCTGAAGacaaatagaaataaataatgTGGTTCATTAGAAAGCCAATGTCTATGCACAGAGATAAATATTTAAGTGTAAAGCACTGACAGGCAGAAATATTCAACAtatataagattaaaataagTGTAACGAAAAGGCACCACCTTTTCACTATGTATAAGTACGTTGCATCACTAAAACTAGAAAACTAGATCAGTCAAATACACATTAGCATGGATCACAGAACAACAAATACGTGATATATTTGAGTTTCTAAAACAGCTGACACAGGATAACACTAACGATAGTAAGATTATTGACAGCAAATGGAAAGAGTATCTGGATGCACACATGAATACATGGTTGCCAACtaataaatatatgttacaGCCAATAACTTTTACTGAGAAGATACACATATGGTGTTTTACCTTCAATGAACCAACTGTTGCATTTTCAGGGATCTCAATTAGTAGTTCAGGGATGTTGAAAGATTTGATGGTTAACTTGactgaaaagagagaaaaaagtaaGTCATTGTGTTTATAAATTAAGCAATGATTCTTTTAAGTCAACCCCAAAACTAAAATAAACATCCAGGACGCCATCATAGCCCTCAGATGCACATGCGGATTTGGATCACCCATACAAAATGGAGTTCCACTGGCAGAAATGGCATGCCCGTGTATTTTTAGGAAGTGTATCAAAGCAGGGGTTCAGAATATCCAATGCTGTGTGTACGAAGGATTAAGTTGTACCAACTATGTGCAATGTTACATCCTGGAGCAATCTAAATAATTTGTGACCTTTAGATACAATAAGGGAAACGGACAACACAATACATACTTTCAGTTAGGATACCTTCATCAGATGATTTTTCGGAGTAAAGTTGAGCAAGTCTTTTCCTCTTCAAAGTTGTTTGTTGCACTCTTCGGCGCGTTGTGGGCATCTTCTTTTCACACAAACTCAGCTTGTTACCTAGTTAAATGATAAAAAACTTAGTCAATATAAAGTCCAAATCCTGCTAActagctgaaaaataaaattaagtagGAAAAGAAAGTATCCTCTCTTTTCACAAGCTATGGAGCTGTAGAAGAGTTGATATTAGCTTGAAATACCTTTACAAGACATCTCTCCACATATCCTGTTGCGAGCTGCCTTCCTTAACCTGGAGGCAAACAATCTCCTTATCCTACGGTCACCTATATAATGTGGAATATAACCACGGTTATTTCCTGAGGTGCTTGGATGTACACACCCAGAAGAATTTTCGTCATCATCTCTGTCTGCAGCATGCTGCACTTTAGCCAAACACGAGGGATGGGAGTTATGGCCCCTGTCATGGCCGCAGATGTGCACTCCTGAGTTACTACCAGAGCTAGCCTCAGCAAGAGGTTTGGTGTCCAAATCCATGGTCTCGACCAAAGCACATAGAGCTGCAGCATCACTATCTTCTTGACTTCTGATCGCTGTTGGTCTCGCCCGATGCACTTGTTTAACCTCTGCTGATCTTGTGGACCAAGGTTGGCATACTCCGACAGATCCATACTCCGGAATTGTGCCAAGACCAAAACCCAATCGACATGATTTTTTACTGCTAACAAATGAGTCCTTAGCCAACACATCAGGCTTTGCTGTTAGTGACTCTAGTACTGAATCAGCTAGATTTTGAGTCGACGAGTTTTCAGCCAAGCACATATTAGCTTGTCTGAGAAAGCCACAGATGCCTGCACAGCCTACTGTACACCCTTTGCAGTCATCTTTTTTCACAGCCACGCTTCTCAACGGAAACGCTTCATCAAACTGTTCTGCTTTAACTGGTTTCATGCTTGTAACATAACCTTCTGGTGTTTCATTTATGTTAGGTCCACTAGATAAATTGTCTTGATCAGCCAACAATTTTTCTGCAGCTGTCGCAAGCAAATCAAGTGCATACATCTGCTTTTTCCTTATTCTTGTTGAGCGTTTAACCTGAATTACAATCGATCATTAAAACTTACCAAATTATGTGGGCAGCACACTTAACATAagaaaacataataaaaaaaatgtaccgGTGCCAATGTTGCGACACGTGGCTTAACGGGAGCACGATGGCCATGGGATCCATAGTCCAACCTCTTCTGCAACACCATGTCTTGTCCTTGACTGAAGGAAATGTGTTCAGTGACAGCAAGGGGAAGTAAATAAAACATGCGCCATATTTTTCTGCGTCGAATAAGCGAGATTTAGTGAACATTGATCCAATACCGAAAGACATCCTAATACACCTCACAACTAAAACAAAATGCTCAATTCTATGCTTCTGAAATGGAAAGAATTCATCATTGGTGAGCCCCATCAAAACCGATAATATCTGGCAAGATGACATTCGTTGAAACCGCAGTCTACTTGTAGTAGTATATCTTTTCGCTCTTAAAAAGGACAAATTGTGGTTGATGGTGTGCTCTACACCCCACCCCGACATCTGAGATGATGTTGTCTGGCTAGATCTGTGTATACACAAACCGAATCAAACATGTTTCGGCTCGGCAATTATTCGGTTCACACCTAGAGCATAAACCCCATCCCGAAATGCAATCGAGCATCTCGCGAAACTGAGGAGAGGGAAGAATCCGCATTacccgtcgacgccgacgaagTGGAAGGCCTCGCCGCCAGCGTTGAGATCGCTGCagctcggctagggttttgcaGCTGCGGGTTCCGACAGCCGACCAACCGGAGCGGGAGGCGCAGATCGGGGAGCACCGGAGCACGGCGGAGGGGGGCAgatggcgcgcgccgccgcagcgctcGTCAGCCTAGGATTggttgacgacgacgatgcccaTCTGCTGCTTCTGCTGTGCATACAAGAAACGAATTTTGCATATAagtctccattttttttctccttttcttgaaTACATACAGGAGATAATCAGAGCaggaaataaaatgaaataatcAGGCAGGTTGTCCGATCAAGAAGGGTAACCTTGTGGGGGATGGGGGAAGGTTCCAGAAGGTTCGAGAAGagcgggcggggaggaggaatCGCTGCAAGTGGAAGgcgcagggaggaggaggaggagagggagaggggaaaggattggaggagaaaaaccCCGTGGAAGAGAAGAAGCGAGGATTTTCCTTGTGTTTCttgctgttttttcttttcttttttttcttttttttttgatgatgGGAAGAAATGGTTTTGGGGCAGAGTGGTTGGTTGGAGGTGGGCTTGCGCATGATGCATCATGGCCCATTGGATGATGGATCGGTTGGgcttaatttttgtttttggagCAAAGCAATATGGGCCGGCCTGGTTATATTCGAAGATGGGCTGCTCTATAACTGGAGGCCCAACCTGTATTATGGGATGAGATCCCAAATGCAAAAATCACACAAGTTTGTCATGATTTTGTCGTAAGATCTGTCCTTTTACGAGTGGAAATGAATAGATTCACGGGCCATGGACTTTTCTAACAATAGATTAACGCCAGCGCACACTTCCTGGGCTCCTAAACAAGtgcatttttttgcaaaaagaaaaagaaaaactttatatatatgaacTTACTTGTATAATCCATTTTCCAGCTTTACAATAgttaattcattcgtttatacccTTAATAGTTATCACAAATCATTCGGCTATTcaaccattaattaattaagcacaaaCATTCAGGGCGGTGACAAGATGGGGTCTACCCTGAGAATTATCCTAAGAACTTGGAAGTTCAGGGACCCATGCACAAGCAACTTTGAGTTTACGCTACAGTTAATTAATATAAATCGGAAAATATCTCTCAAGAAATTAGAAGTCAACTAACACAAATCATATTCCCCTTATGATGCAGTTCTTTTCTCCCCTTCCATTGTAGGAGTAGTAGCTTTCACTTGATGCATCTAGCACTGAATCTACAGCAAACGGCCAAGCTCGACTGCAAGTTCAGCAAGCAACTTGGCAGATGCATACACAGCATCGAAGCATCCAAGATCGATCGCCCACCTAACACGGCGAGCTATCTGTTTTCCAGCGGCGAAAGAAACCACGGGCACGGCGAGTCGGCtcaccggccggccggtcggTACTCAGTACCAAACCAAAGGTCAGGATGATCCGGCTTATCCACTGCCACGTGACCTGGGCCCAAGAGAATCCCGCCAGCCAATCGCCGCGCGCCACGTCGCCCGCTCTGTCCCTGTAGAACACACAATCATGTCCGAATTCCACGTCAGTCCACATCCAAACTTGGAGAAATCTGAGAGAATTACTCACACTAACCTGACTTCTTCACTGATGAATGCAACCCATCGTActtggtagtagtagtacatatcCATATAACCATATCCTGTTTCAGGCCTTGTCAGTGACACCTTGGTTAAAACCACCCATGCACCATTCTGCTGCTCTCAAATCACTATCCTGAATACACTAATCTCAATCTAATTACTAAGTTTCAGCCAAACCTCAGAATATGCAAAATAGTCATCTTCAGCTTGCAATTTGCAGATCCATAAGTTTTGCCATATGCATGGACTATGATAAATGCCacctctgaatctctgatagCAGAAACAAATGATGATGAGATACTAACAAGCACTAATGGAGTATTAAAAAAGATCTGAGCATGGATGAGGTCAAAGTCCACCAATAGGATCTGAGCAGTAGCAGTCATTGGTGGGCCAGCACCTCCCATGCATTCCTATCCACCTCAGCTCCCTGACAATAGACGCAAGTATCCAGTTCACTATAAATGAAGGCCTCCGGCTACGATCTGCAGGAGAAAAAACAGTCAGAAGCTAAGGAAGAAAAAGTATAGACACAGTGATACAATGGCCTGCATCAACACATTCCAGAGCTGCTCCGTCCTCAAGGGAGCAAAGATCAATGGTACCAAGATcgaaggagggaggggatcACCAACCTTCCGGTGCCGGGCATCGACGTTCATGGACGGGAGCCTCCGGCTAGAGATCGACGAGAACCCTGAAGCCATCATCTCCGGTGAGTGGCCGGAGAACTTCTCCCTGCTCAGCTACGACGATCTCCGCGCCTACCTCCAGTCACAGGAGGCCGCTGCTCAAGCCGACAACCAGGTGCACTGATCACACCATATATACAtagattcttcttcttcttaaggTCACCAACTGTCGATCTTCTTCTTAAGATCTTGCTGAACTCTGAACTGGTTGCATGGTTGGTGAATTGACAGCGTGTGGCGCTCCTGAGTGAAGCCATGTCGGCGCCTGTGCTGGTAGCCACTGCCGAGCAGACGCTGGAGGAGGTTGAGTGCCACTTTGAGACGGTCTCAGGTCTCCCAGTTATAGATGCCAGCCTCAGATGTGTTGGAGTGATCGTCAAGAGTGACCGGGCCAGGGCTTCTCATGGGGTCAGCTCTCTTTctcctcacacacacacatacatgatGCATCCCTCTCACTCACgcacatactcaacaacaaaaacaaGTGCTGATCTATTGCTTCTTGTAACAGTCAAAGACGAAGATTGCAGAAGTGATGACCTCTCCAGCCATCACTCTACCATCTGACAAAACAGTAATGGGTAATCCATCGTTGTTTTCACCCTTATGTTTTTGGTTATTTTACAACTTAGCTACCAGTTAAGCTAACAAGTCATATGCAATATCTACAGATGCGGCGGCTCTGATGCTAAAGAAGAAGATCCACATATTACCAATTGTAAATCAGGACAGACAAGTGATAGGTGAGTTTTGAGCAGTGGtcaatacagaaaaaaaaagggcttgCATTTTTTCCCCTTGATTTTATACCATCCTTAACATTGATAATTCAGAGTATGTTGCATGCTAAATGGAGTTCCAAACACTATTAACAGGTATAGTTACCCGTGCTGACGTTCTTCGCGAGTTGGAAGCCCTGCTGGAGGTTTAGACGTGCAGTGGTCCATATGCTTCGGCCTTGTtgtatatatgtaaatatatgcCATGGTGTTTTTGAATAGCAGGCATCTCTAATCTGTAAGAGTGTTGTAGCGCGAATCACCAAGATAAGCCTGAGAAAATAACCGGAGAGCTTTTCTTTGTACAATAAGCACACTATCAGACCTCCAGTGTTGTATGTCTGTGAAAAAAGTTTACGTTAGTGAATGGTCTCCACAGCAACATAGATGAACGAATATGCCTAGCTATCTTTCAGAACAAAACCACCAAGGTGCTTCAAAGATGGATATAAAAGTGATCTTATTGAAGTTTCATTGTCAAAGGATGCATAGAACAACAGGACTTAACAGAAGAAAATAGGAATGCCGATGCAAGAGATATGCCTATTTGGTGCAAGAGATATGCCTATTCGGCTATTCCTTAGACACCTCTGAGCACTAACAGGAAAGATGGAAATGTGTTATACCCAGAACCACAACAGGTCAATCAAgatagatggaaaaaaaaaatcaacaaacacCCATATCGAATGTGACGAATctctagataaaaaaaaaaccctgatATTATAAGCTGAAGGAACCATAAATATTTCAATCTCAGGAAGACCCAAGAAGAAAGAACATACTCAATTTGTATGTCGTAGCAATGCTGAGCCTGTCATAACTCAGATTCGAGTTGCTGAGACTTGCCCTTGTTGATCTTCTCCGGAAGCAATACTAGCAGCAGAAACGGGCATTGATGTAGTAGAACTCATGTTTTCTGGTGAATCAGAAATGACTTTCATCTCTAGGTTTGGAATTACAGGCGGCTTTGTCCTCCGAGTAACAGTCATTTTCAACCCCTCAGTTGTGTGAATCGTTGCTCCAGTTGTCATCTCAACCTATCATATTGATACTTCACAGTGATTATCTGTATGTTGATAACTATGAAGAACCAAGAAGCAGACAGAAATTATACCGGAGGTGCTCCTGGAGCCATTTGAAAATCAAAGCGCCTGACAAGCATTGCAGTTGCCACCACAGTCTGCATACAAGTTCCGGCATATCCATGTTATTAGAGTTGGAATCTTGCATGCTCAATAGTTATTACTACATTATTTATCATGGCATGAGATATAATGTCCTTATGGTAGACAACAGAAGGCTCAAGGCAACAAGGTTCAGTAAGACTGGACCATATATAAGTTTGCTATGTTTCCTTAAAATGTCATTTTGAAATTAAAAGAAGAAATCcttaaaaaactaaaacaaattacCTCGAAAGTGGCAAACATGTCACCTACACATTTCCTTGGTCCGCCACCAAATGGCAAGTAACTGAGAATTCAACAAAACATGTGAGTCCCATTTAGCTATGTAGATtcatcaaatatattaaattagcCAGTGAGGCAGTGACAGCTAACGGATGCTAGCCGTAATACATAGAATGAAAGCTACCACAACCCAAATATTGGAGCTTAAAGAGTTTGACATGCCAACTGAAAATCAATAATTTGGATGTTGTCTTGAAAGAAAGATGTGTTCCGCAGTAGTTCAATCTAAGCTGACAAAATAATGGGACATGTCATGTGCCAAGTAAATGCAGATTACCATTGTGATGCCTAGGAGACTCGCTGTACATTATAGTTGATGATCGTTGGTTGTTTTTCAATTAACATGATTTGCAGGTTACAGGTTTTATGCTGTGCATCAACTCCCTGCAAGACTGCAACACGGAAGAAGTTTGTAGTCCAGACAAAAGTCTTCATTAACTCAGGATGGCACAAATTGTTACGTCTTCTAATCAAGTAAGGATTTTGTTCAAAGCACCTCTGATGTTTGTTGATCCATACAAAGGGTTCTGCTGTTGACATACTCTACTATTGTCACTTGCTACAGGTAAGGAACTTATACGACACACTATCAGTTTATACAAAATTActatttcagtaaaaaaaaaaaaaactatttcaaGTACTGTTTCTGCGTAACCAGTTACAGTTCTGGCGATATGTGGTAAGGTTGAAAGTACTTTCAAGCACTATCAGTTTGAAAGTACAATAGCATGTTGGTATGTTGCTTATAGCCATATGAATATCATTTTAACATGATTGTCATAAACTGTGGTTTAGCTCCAAAAACCATAAATTTAGGAATCAAGTCATCACAGTTATCTCATCTTTACTGCTTCAAAAGAAAAAGGTCCAATTTTTCTTTATGTTGTTGTGACTGCCTTATGCACTTTCTAAGATTGTGGCTATGCACATGCCAGCATTAGCACTAAATTAATACGAATCACATGAAGAAAATTTGATGATTTGcatcaaagaaacaaaaatcagctagagtttttgtttttgttatctCTAGAATAATTACAACAGGTGCATTGCATGACCAAATAACTTACTGTTAGTAGATGTAAAAATGCAAACTTCTCGTCAAACAAGAACAAAACTATACCGAGCATAATCAAATGTCTACTGATTTTTGTAGTAGAAAGCAGAAACTAAtaaaattgggggggggggggggggattagaGTGATAAGGTGCATCCAAATAAAGAGCTAATGCATTTCATAGCATTAATAGAGATGGAACCTGAAATTTTGGTTTGTTTCATTTGGATTTGGTCCATCCAAAGGCCATCTTTCTGGATTAAAAACATCTGCATCATCCCAATGCTTTGGGCAACGATGTAGGTTCCACACGGATATGAAAATGTCTTCTCCCCTGGGaaacaaagggaaaaaatatCTTATCAGAATTATAGGTGAAGTTCAAGtttgtactatttttttaaaaaaggaacaATTCAGACAATCAAATATCCTAGAGCTATGGCCAGAAATGGTATACAAGCAGAAGACAAAAATATATCACACAAGATTGGGAAGATATCTTCTAAAAAAAGATTGGGTAGATAACTTATACTTGCACATatcttaggccctctttgtttaggcttataagctaGCTTATGAGctgaaaagtctaagcctaaacaaacaaacagctttttcgtatgtttttttaaagccATAAACCATTGTTACACTATTAAgacaaaagctaggttggaaaaggttttttggcttatgtgagatAGAGGTATGACTCCACCATTAAACTTAGGACTTTAAATCcattggcttataaatcatataagccccAAAAAAACTGACTTAAAATCCTAAACCAATAAACTTAAGCCTAAATAAAGAGGCCCTTAGACTCAGTTTCACCAGAACTTTACTGGTGTGAGACTAGGCATGATCTTTCTGTTTTCCTATTCCAATTGTAACAACAGTCAACAGGACTACAGGAGAAATTTCCTACACTTGAGAAATAAGTTCTTCTAGAGTTTTCTTTACCGGCCAATTGGGTACCCTCCCAGCGTATCCTCCTCAATAGAGCGACGAATTAAAACTGGTGGCTGTGGATAGAGTCTCAATGACTGCAAAAGTGGTGATTGAATGACATATTCATTCAGTGATCATACTCATTGTTTAATGAGGTAGCACTGTTTATCACTTACTTCGTTAATTACTCTAGTAGTATACTTCAATTTCTTCACATCCTCAATTGTTGGTAAACGGTCACCTAGAACAGTATCAGCCTGTCCATAAGTGAGTGAAACAAGTCATTTGCAACTTGTAAGATGTAGAAGCACGTgtctctaaaaaaacaaacttaaatGTAAAAGCG
This region includes:
- the LOC127762696 gene encoding telomere-binding protein 1 isoform X3 codes for the protein MVLQKRLDYGSHGHRAPVKPRVATLAPVKRSTRIRKKQMYALDLLATAAEKLLADQDNLSSGPNINETPEGYVTSMKPVKAEQFDEAFPLRSVAVKKDDCKGCTVGCAGICGFLRQANMCLAENSSTQNLADSVLESLTAKPDVLAKDSFVSSKKSCRLGFGLGTIPEYGSVGVCQPWSTRSAEVKQVHRARPTAIRSQEDSDAAALCALVETMDLDTKPLAEASSGSNSGVHICGHDRGHNSHPSCLAKVQHAADRDDDENSSGCVHPSTSGNNRGYIPHYIGDRRIRRLFASRLRKAARNRICGEMSCKGNKLSLCEKKMPTTRRRVQQTTLKRKRLAQLYSEKSSDEGILTEIKLTIKSFNIPELLIEIPENATVGSLKKTVSDAVTTIIERGLRVGILLQGKNIQNDNKTLRQAGICRGKKLDDIGFTLECEAGQDSHPGVIVPEEMDFVGASVMDKSATVKCEEPAENQQLMQDFPGCSLSDPGSVDYPVEWSTQETSASSQAIVPFADPNSLVLANVPLSRSKRPDFGQRRIRRPFTVAEVELLVEAVEHLGTGRWRDVKFRAFENVHHRTYVDLKDKWKTLVHTASIAPQQRRGAPVPQELLDRVLAAQAYWSEQQAKLHGDPPVPEICPT
- the LOC127762696 gene encoding telomere-binding protein 1 isoform X1; this encodes MFYLLPLAVTEHISFSQGQDMVLQKRLDYGSHGHRAPVKPRVATLAPVKRSTRIRKKQMYALDLLATAAEKLLADQDNLSSGPNINETPEGYVTSMKPVKAEQFDEAFPLRSVAVKKDDCKGCTVGCAGICGFLRQANMCLAENSSTQNLADSVLESLTAKPDVLAKDSFVSSKKSCRLGFGLGTIPEYGSVGVCQPWSTRSAEVKQVHRARPTAIRSQEDSDAAALCALVETMDLDTKPLAEASSGSNSGVHICGHDRGHNSHPSCLAKVQHAADRDDDENSSGCVHPSTSGNNRGYIPHYIGDRRIRRLFASRLRKAARNRICGEMSCKGNKLSLCEKKMPTTRRRVQQTTLKRKRLAQLYSEKSSDEGILTEIKLTIKSFNIPELLIEIPENATVGSLKKTVSDAVTTIIERGLRVGILLQGKNIQNDNKTLRQAGICRGKKLDDIGFTLECEAGQDSHPGVIVPEEMDFVGASVMDKSATVKCEEPAENQQLMQDFPGCSLSDPGSVDYPVEWSTQETSASSQAIVPFADPNSLVLANVPLSRSKRPDFGQRRIRRPFTVAEVELLVEAVEHLGTGRWRDVKFRAFENVHHRTYVDLKDKWKTLVHTASIAPQQRRGAPVPQELLDRVLAAQAYWSEQQAKLHGDPPVPEICPT
- the LOC127762696 gene encoding telomere-binding protein 1 isoform X2 — translated: MFYLLPLAVTEHISFSQGQDMVLQKRLDYGSHGHRAPVKPRVATLAPVKRSTRIRKKQMYALDLLATAAEKLLADQDNLSSGPNINETPEGYVTSMKPVKAEQFDEAFPLRSVAVKKDDCKGCTVGCAGICGFLRQANMCLAENSSTQNLADSVLESLTAKPDVLAKDSFVSSKKSCRLGFGLGTIPEYGSVGVCQPWSTRSAEVKQVHRARPTAIRSQEDSDAAALCALVETMDLDTKPLAEASSGSNSGVHICGHDRGHNSHPSCLAKVQHAADRDDDENSSGCVHPSTSGNNRGYIPHYIGDRRIRRLFASRLRKAARNRICGEMSCKGNKLSLCEKKMPTTRRRVQQTTLKRKRLAQLYSEKSSDEVKLTIKSFNIPELLIEIPENATVGSLKKTVSDAVTTIIERGLRVGILLQGKNIQNDNKTLRQAGICRGKKLDDIGFTLECEAGQDSHPGVIVPEEMDFVGASVMDKSATVKCEEPAENQQLMQDFPGCSLSDPGSVDYPVEWSTQETSASSQAIVPFADPNSLVLANVPLSRSKRPDFGQRRIRRPFTVAEVELLVEAVEHLGTGRWRDVKFRAFENVHHRTYVDLKDKWKTLVHTASIAPQQRRGAPVPQELLDRVLAAQAYWSEQQAKLHGDPPVPEICPT
- the LOC127762699 gene encoding uncharacterized protein LOC127762699 yields the protein MACINTFQSCSVLKGAKINGTKIEGGRGSPTFRCRASTFMDGSLRLEIDENPEAIISGEWPENFSLLSYDDLRAYLQSQEAAAQADNQRVALLSEAMSAPVLVATAEQTLEEVECHFETVSGLPVIDASLRCVGVIVKSDRARASHGSKTKIAEVMTSPAITLPSDKTVMDAAALMLKKKIHILPIVNQDRQVIGIVTRADVLRELEALLEV